A stretch of DNA from Drosophila virilis strain 15010-1051.87 chromosome 5, Dvir_AGI_RSII-ME, whole genome shotgun sequence:
CCGTTCCGTTCTCGCTCACCATTCCGGTCGCGTTCTCTGTCCCCATGTCGTTCACGTTCTCGTTCCCGCTCGCGATCCCTATCTCGTCTGTCGCGTTCTCCGTCCCGCCTGTTCTCATTGCGTCCAGATTGCCGGCGATCGTAGTCGTCGTTGTAGTTGGTGCTGTGGTTCTGTGTGTCCCGGTTGCGCACACGATTGCGCTGGCGGTCATATTCCTCCAGTTCATCGTAGTAGTCCCTGGAGCGTGCATTGCTGCTCGGTGCACCGCGCCTGTCTCTGTCCCGCTCTCGACTGCGCGATTTCGATTTGGAGCGGCCCCGACGGGGACGTCGCACTGAAGTCGTCGAACTGTTCTTCTGGCGAGTGGACTCCTGGTCCTCAGAGTCTTTGGCCTCATCCTCGCTGGGCACCTCGTCATCCAGATCCTCGTCCAGCACCGACACCTTGGGCTCCAGTTCATTATTCTCCTCCAGTATGGAACGCTTCTGTATGCGCGGCAATATAATGTCACACACACGATCATTGCGCAACAGCTCATCTATATACTCGTCCATATAGACGATCTCGAACTGTCCGGCGCGATTTTGTCGACGCAGCTTCCGATTGTCTATGTAGAGGGGTTCGAGATATTTGTAGCAGTCGATGGCCGCGCCGGTGAGGCGCAAATAGAAGGCGCCCAGAGCGCGTACATATTTGAACTCCTCATTCTTGATGAACTCCACAACAATGTCCTTCTCCGGCTGGATTTGCAGCATTTTCAGTGTGAGGCACAGGAACTGGGTCGGCTTGATGTTGCCGCCGTAGACGCCGCCAACGAAACGCAGCTCCATGGCCTTGTCCACCAGCAGTTCAGCGGTAAGTGCAAAGCATTGCTCCTTCCAGTACTTGGAATCATAGATGCGTGAACGTATGATCTTCTCGATGAGATACTGCGGATTGGTGCCGTGCACGTTTTTCGCCTCTTTAACTGTGCGATTTGCCATAATTCGtaatgtgttttgtttttaatgcattACAGCGGACAGCCCTGTTCTGCAATTGGCTCCAGGGTTGGCGAATAAAATGGCTTAACAGCAGGGCTGCATGCTGCCTATCGGTTTCAAATCATATGTGCTATTGGCTGCAGGCTTTTTCGATAACACGATGACGCACACTTCACTGTAGACAAAAACAGCAGACGACGTCTGTGGAAGAACGCAATaggaaaaacttaatttaatagAGAATTAGTGCTGTGTGCGCGtgtaaaaagcataaaaacaacaaaaaacaggatgAGCTTCTTTGGGAAAATGTTTGGTGCCAAAAAGGAGGTGGCCCCAACGACGGGCGAGGCGATACAGAAGCTGCGCGAGACCGAGAACATGTTGatcaaaaaacaggaatttCTCGAGTCCAAAATCGAGGAAGAGTTAAATACAGCACGAAAAAATGcatccaaaaacaaaagaggtAAGTGCTCGATACTAACTAAACATCAGGGATTTCCTACACTGCCACAAATCAGAGATTAAACTTATGACTCATTTTCggttgccttttgtttttgtttttgttgttgttgcatttaaataaacatatgtatataacaatTCCATTGCCACGCCAGTGCTAGAATTTAAAGTAAAAAGTATTCTATATATTTCTTCGCCTTTCTTTATGCGCTCCTACATACAAACATCCGCTGGCTGCCATGGACGCACCCCCGACATATACGCATAATTATGCTAACCATAAGAACgtaatataaacatttactCAATTGCAAAACTCATAGATTCGTATTCTCGTATTGGGCAAGAAAGTCTCGTAACAAAATTTGTCATCGCATCTTTGGATTCAttcgtttgtttattttagttGTCTCGCTccgtttatttgtatttaattattttatgtcTTCGGCAACGTTTTTGCAGTGGCTCTGCAGGCGCTCAAAAAGAAGAAGCGATTGGagaagcagctgcaacaaatcGATGGCACCCTCTCCACGATCGAGATGCAGCGCGAGGCTCTGGAGAGCGCCAACACGAATACTGCCGTATTGACCACCATGAAGAACGCCGCGGATGCGCTCAAATCCGCGCACCAGAACATGTGAGTATATCGTATCGCATTTCCCAAAACGGGTATGCCTGACTTGCTGTCTCTTTGTTTGATTTGCAGGGATGTGGACAAGGTGCACGATATGATGGATGACATTGCCGAGCAACAGGATGTGGCGCGCGAAATTTCTGATGCCATTTCGAATCCGGTCGCCTTTGGCGCCGATCTCGATGATGAGGATCTCGAGCGGGAACTCGATGAACTGGAGCAGGAGAACTTTGATAAGGAAATTATTGGCATACCAGAGCCAACGCCCACGTTGCCAGAAGCGCCAACCGAAGATTTGCCCGAGAAGGCcaaggaaaagaaaaaggcAACCGTTGCGTCGGCCACCAAGCCAGAGGATGATGGTGAGTGTGCGGGCTCcgtaaataccctgtaaactgTTTAacctgtttgttgttgtacatTGCAGATGATCCAGTTATGCAGCAATTGTTGTCTTGGGCCAACTAAAAACACGCTATGAAATCTCCCCCTCCtccccacacacacccacacacacattgttTTAATTGCCCGATTAACCCAAGTCAGCtcttttgttgtaattttgaATATTCTTTATGATtaactgaaaacaaaaatttaagttGAAAAGCgcgaaatttcaatttgcaaattATCACGAGCAATAATacgcattatatatatatttataaataataggAATgtgattttataaataataaaatagtcAGGCAACAAGCACACAACAATACGCTACCATTACACGTAAATTCAACAAGTTAACTCTGCATTGTATTCAtctaaatatgttttatttttttgcaatcGTTTATTGAGAGCGCGTAGAACAACGATATtcgaaaataaattcaaattgaacgCTTTTTTCAAATGCAGTGTTTTGtgcagtgctgccaatttaGCTGTTTTTGAGAGGCCGTCAGCCGGAACCAGTTTAAGAGTTTAACGTATTTAGTTATGAATTTGTACCCAAGCTACTTCAGCTTGTtttagctatttcaaatattgtATTCAGTTGGGAAAACTGGCTTTGTAGCGTGTGAGGCGAAACAAATGTATTTTGtgcagtgctgccaatttaGCTGCTTTTGAACTGGTTCTGAGATATCTTCAGCCGGAACCGGTTTAAGAGTTTAGCCGATTTAGCTACTTATCGCAGCACGTTAATTTAGCTTGTTTTAGCTGTATTCAGCTACTCATTTTTTAGCTGCAATTGGCAGCACTGACTTTGTTGTGTGCTGTCAATTTAGCTGTTTTCGAGCTGTTGTCAGCCGGAACCAGTTAAAAGGCTTAACGCATTTAGCTATTTATTCCAAATTTGTACCTAGGATAATTAAGCTAGttttagatatttaaaatatttaaattcagCTACTTTTTTTTAGCTGAAAGAAGACTGATTTGGGCGGCCGGCAGCAGCTCTTTACGCTTGGACTGGTTATCACAAGCGTCGCTTGGCGTCGAGGGGCGGGGGGCGAGGCCCTTAGCTCATGCGCCATGCATATCAATTAATTAGCCGAGGTGGTGGGCCGTATTGTCTTTTTACATTTTGGCTGGGCGGGCGGTACAGGCGGATTGGGATTGGGTAATATGGCATTGATTACGACAAAAGACAAGAGTGGAAATTATATTGCAAATCGCGCTGACAATCCACACACAACGTGGACAACGCAGAGCCGTGGCCGAATTAATTCAAATTCAGTTGAATGCCGTGCGGGAAAGCGTaagctgctccagctcccAGGCGGAACATCAATTAGCTAAATCGAAGCGAGTGTCATGTGCAAATACGTCTTAATTGCAGTCGCCCTAATGGTAAGTGGCAATTAGCTCGACGCACTGCGTCCACACCAAGCACCACATTAACATTGGCCTTGTCTTTGGATACAGTGCGTGCTGCAGCTGGGCATGGTGCAGGCCACCTTCGACTTCTCGAACGTGGATCTGGTCAATTTCGAGTACTTCAAGAATCTGGACTCGCCGGAGGCGCATCCGCTGCTGGTGCACTTCCAGAAGAAGAAGGCCGTCCTGGACTATATTGAGCGCCTCTTTCTGGGCAATTCACCCTTCCAGCAGCCCAGCGAAATACCCTTCGATCCGCACTTCGGACGCGCCTGGCGCCCCACGTACGAGCGCAAATTCGGACGACGCGGCGAGCGGCTGATCGCGGCGCTCGGCTCCGGCTACTCGCTGCGCCAGCTGCGCCACTTTGGCGCCATACCCAGGGAATACGGCacgagctgagctgagctttGACAAACGAGATGTGAttgttgtatttatgtaaTAAATCTaagttaattagttttacacGCGACGCTTCTGTGTGGATATGTAGAGCACATTGTTGCCGCGGATGAAGGCGTCGCCGTATTTGTTCTTCAGCTGCCCGTTGACGTACTCCTCGGTCTGGTCCAGTGCGATGTTCATGTAGCCATCCAAGCAGGCCAAAACGCCTATAAACATTAATTATTAATCAAGAAATATGTTTTTCCAGCTGCCGGCAAACAATTTGGGTTGCCCACCTCTGTAGTCCACGCCGTTGTTTAGCTTTACGGCCACGGGTCGGCCGTGTATTTGATTAATGAACTGTGACAGTGCCTCCTTGCGTGACATTTTATCTATATTTACAAACAATTAATACGTCCTTTTAATTCaagttaataatatttaagaaatgcCTTCTCTTTGTCGCTGGCTTTGGAAATGTGCCATTCACAGCTCAACTGTGCCATTCGCCTATTTAAGCAACACGGCAAAGCAGCGCCGTCTGGTTTTCAATGCTGCCACTTTGG
This window harbors:
- the Prp38 gene encoding pre-mRNA-splicing factor 38; amino-acid sequence: MANRTVKEAKNVHGTNPQYLIEKIIRSRIYDSKYWKEQCFALTAELLVDKAMELRFVGGVYGGNIKPTQFLCLTLKMLQIQPEKDIVVEFIKNEEFKYVRALGAFYLRLTGAAIDCYKYLEPLYIDNRKLRRQNRAGQFEIVYMDEYIDELLRNDRVCDIILPRIQKRSILEENNELEPKVSVLDEDLDDEVPSEDEAKDSEDQESTRQKNSSTTSVRRPRRGRSKSKSRSRERDRDRRGAPSSNARSRDYYDELEEYDRQRNRVRNRDTQNHSTNYNDDYDRRQSGRNENRRDGERDRRDRDRERERERERHGDRERDRNGERERNGERERNGERERERERERSSRYEHRDRDSRNERERRRY
- the LOC6635886 gene encoding U6 snRNA-associated Sm-like protein LSm6; the protein is MSRKEALSQFINQIHGRPVAVKLNNGVDYRGVLACLDGYMNIALDQTEEYVNGQLKNKYGDAFIRGNNVLYISTQKRRV
- the LOC26531467 gene encoding uncharacterized protein; this translates as MCKYVLIAVALMCVLQLGMVQATFDFSNVDLVNFEYFKNLDSPEAHPLLVHFQKKKAVLDYIERLFLGNSPFQQPSEIPFDPHFGRAWRPTYERKFGRRGERLIAALGSGYSLRQLRHFGAIPREYGTS
- the shrb gene encoding charged multivesicular body protein 4, yielding MSFFGKMFGAKKEVAPTTGEAIQKLRETENMLIKKQEFLESKIEEELNTARKNASKNKRVALQALKKKKRLEKQLQQIDGTLSTIEMQREALESANTNTAVLTTMKNAADALKSAHQNMDVDKVHDMMDDIAEQQDVAREISDAISNPVAFGADLDDEDLERELDELEQENFDKEIIGIPEPTPTLPEAPTEDLPEKAKEKKKATVASATKPEDDDDPVMQQLLSWAN